In Mastomys coucha isolate ucsf_1 unplaced genomic scaffold, UCSF_Mcou_1 pScaffold20, whole genome shotgun sequence, one DNA window encodes the following:
- the Apold1 gene encoding apolipoprotein L domain-containing protein 1, translated as MEKRAAWEPQGADALRRFQGLLLDRRGRLQSQVLRLREVARRLERLRRRSLAANVAGSSLSAAGALAAIVGLSLSPVTLGASLVASAVGLGVATAGGAVTITSDLSLIFCNSREVRRVQEIAATCQDQMRELLSCLEFFCQWQGRGDRQLLQSGRDASMALYNSVYFIVFFGSRGFLIPRRAEGATKVSQAVLKAKIQKLSESLESCTGALDELSEQLESRVQLYTKAGRGHNLRISTDLDAALFF; from the coding sequence ATGGAGAAGCGGGCGGCCTGGGAGCCGCAGGGCGCGGATGCGCTGCGGCGCTTTCAAGGACTGCTGCTGGACCGCCGCGGCCGGCTGCAGAGCCAAGTGCTGCGCCTGCGCGAGGTGGCCCGGAGGCTGGAGCGTCTACGCAGGCGCTCCCTGGCGGCCAACGTGGCGGGCAGCTCCCTGAGCGCCGCCGGCGCCCTGGCAGCCATCGTGGGCTTGTCACTCAGCCCGGTCACCCTGGGAGCCTCGCTGGTGGCGTCGGCCGTGGGCTTAGGGGTGGCCACCGCCGGAGGGGCAGTCACCATCACGTCCGACCTCTCTCTGATCTTCTGCAATTCCCGGGAGGTGCGGAGGGTGCAGGAGATCGCCGCCACCTGCCAGGACCAGATGCGCGAGCTCCTGAGCTGCCTGGAGTTCTTCTGTCAGTGGCAGGGGCGCGGGGACCGCCAGCTTCTGCAGAGCGGGAGGGACGCCTCCATGGCTCTTTACAACTCTGTCTACTTCATCGTCTTCTTCGGCTCCCGTGGCTTCCTCATCCCGAGGCGTGCTGAGGGGGCCACCAAAGTCAGCCAGGCCGTGCTGAAGGCCAAGATTCAGAAACTGTCCGAGAGCCTGGAGTCCTGCACTGGAGCCCTGGATGAACTTAGTGAGCAGCTGGAGTCCCGGGTCCAGCTCTACACCAAGGCTGGCCGTGGCCACAACCTCAGGATCTCCACTGATCTGGACGCCGCGTTGTTTTTCTAA
- the Ddx47 gene encoding probable ATP-dependent RNA helicase DDX47 yields the protein MAAGEEPDCPSEALQTAAEEEETKTFKDLGVTDVLCEACDQLGWAKPTKIQIEAIPLALQGRDIIGLAETGSGKTGAFALPILNALLETPQRLFALVLTPTRELAFQISEQFEALGSSIGVQCAVIVGGIDSMSQSLALAKKPHIVIATPGRLIDHLENTKGFNLRALKYLVMDEADRILNMDFETEVDKILKVIPRDRKTFLFSATMTKKVQKLQRAALKNPVKCAVSSKYQTVEKLQQYYLFIPSKFKDTYLVYILNELAGNSFMIFCSTCNNTQRTALLLRNLGFTAIPLHGQMSQSKRLGSLNKFKAKARSILLATDVASRGLDIPHVDVVVNFDIPTHSKDYIHRVGRTARAGRSGKAITFVTQYDVELFQRIEHLIGKKLPVFPTQDEEVMMLTERVNEAQRFARMELREHGEKKKRKRGEDAGDDDDKEGAIGVRNKVAGGKMKKRKGR from the exons ATGGCGGCCGGCGAGGAACCCGATTGCCCCTCCGAAGCTCTCCAGACagctgcagaagaggaggaaacgAAAACTTTTAAAGACCTG GGTGTGACAGATGTGTTGTGTGAAGCCTGTGACCAGTTGGGATGGGCAAAGCCCACCAAGATCCAGATTGAAGCTATTCCTTTGGCCTTGCAAG GTCGTGATATTATCGGGTTGGCAGAAACGGGATCTGGAAAAACAGGCGCCTTTGCTTTGCCCATTCTGAATGCACTACTGGAGACTCCCCAGCGATTGTTTGCCCTGGTCCTCACCCCTACTCGAGAGTTGGCCTTTCAGATCTCTGAACAGTTCGAGGCCCTGGGGTCATCTATTGGAGTGCAGTGTG ctgtcattgttggtggaattgatTCAATGTCTCAGTCACTAGCATTGGCCAAAAAGCCACATATAGTAATAG CTACTCCTGGCCGACTGATTGACCATTTGGAAAATACCAAAGGCTTCAACTTAAGAGCTCTAAAGTACTTGGTCATGGATGAAGCAGATCGGATACTGAACATGGATTTTGAGACAGAG GTTGACAAGATCCTCAAAGTGATTCCCCGAGATCggaaaacatttctcttttctgccaccatgaccaagaag GTGCAAAAACTTCAGCGTGCAGCTCTCAAGAACCCTGTGAAGTGTGCTGTGTCCTCTAAGTACCAGACCGTTGAGAAGCTGCAGCAGTATTACCTTTTTATTCCCTCAAAATTCAAG GATACCTACCTGGTTTATATTCTCAATGAATTGGCTGGCAACTCCTTTATGATATTCTGTAGCACCTGTAACAACACTCAGAGAACAGCTTTGCTACTCCGAAATCTCGGGTTCACTGCCATCCCCCTCCATGGACAGATGAGTCAG agCAAGCGCCTTGGATCCCTTAATAAGTTTAAGGCTAAGGCGAGGTCCATTCTTCTAGCGACTGATGTCGCCAGCAGAGGTCTGGACATACCCCATGTGGATGTAGTGGTCAATTTTGACATTCCGACTCATTCTAAG GATTATATCCATCGAGTAGGACGAACTGCGAGAGCTGGGCGCTCTGGGAAGGCCATTACTTTTGTAACACA GTATGATGTGGAGCTCTTCCAGCGCATCGAGCACTTAATTGGGAAGAAATTGCCTGTCTTTCCAACGCAGGATGAGGAGGTCATGATGCTCACAGAACGTGTGAACGAAGCCCAGAGATTTGCCCGAATG